In the genome of Triticum urartu cultivar G1812 chromosome 5, Tu2.1, whole genome shotgun sequence, one region contains:
- the LOC125510390 gene encoding uncharacterized protein LOC125510390, which translates to MPSVGRRLPPWTSPRSAAERWSPGTPDGFAGPRSHVTPPLSAGFCSYRATPPTSGGGCSRPPRAPPALDSPYVRAKQAQLIEKDPNKAVSLFWAAINSGERTESALKDMATVLKQANRAEEAIEAIRSFRDRCPNEAQESLDNILLDLYKKCGRTKEQIEMLTVKLRMIDEDLASGRWKTKLSKSHGRVFYLSLRDEKARLLGNLAWAYMQSENYEEAELLYRQALAIETDYNKECNLAICLMKLGKVAEAKYLLQAIPYNCNDENHVRSFARATEVLRELESQALPSPITQMKSKDSRILLATDVGDLEYLHPQIFSASTQLTYEETQASVSADTEKHEDCNSHALPSPITQMKRKEPQLMVATDGEKTGQSLEEYHHLSRLFNDAATPQSLLEKLRKRLVKKDRPSISAQNQGQIPSPAECLPNSDGDVGASENPMQKGKGLVGGGRKTWADMVEEDEQKQLADGKNTTAPQSESSKHVSEQRDKTPSSSSQGSSSLRTPAAGVRPQSSSAGSWRRNDSARTSTDENVNRSFVRTAPAWKQRKVQDRGDRVCQRLNTTHLSEKARGTEQTPSSVRSSAAQRSLFHGPVPLGVGGRSQGASHSRWPENPASTGRWRTPDRRRAFQEITNEMNQKAA; encoded by the exons ATGCCGAGCGTGGGGAGGCGGCTGCCGCCGTGGACGTCGCCGAGGAGCGCGGCGGAGAGGTGGAGCCCCGGCACCCCCGACGGCTTCGCCGGCCCCAGGAGCCACGTCACCCCGCCCCTGAGCGCCGGCTTCTGCTCCTACCGCGCCACCCCGCCGACCAGCGGCGGCGGGTGCTCCCGGCCGCCGAGGGCGCCGCCGGCGTTGGATTCCCCGTACGTGAGGGCGAAGCAGGCGCAG TTAATTGAGAAAGATCCAAACAAGGCAGTTTCATTGTTCTGGGCAGCTATTAATAGTGGTGAACGAACTGAGAGTGCACTGAAGGATATGGCTACTGTACTGAAACAAGCAAATAGGGCTGAAGAAGCCATTGAAGCGATAAGATCCTTCCGCGACCGTTGTCCCAATGAAGCCCAGGAGTCTCTTGACAATATTCTTCTTGACTTGTACAAG AAATGCGGTAGGACAAAAGAGCAGATTGAAATGCTGACAGTGAAGCTGAGAATGATTGATGAGGATCTAGCCTCTGGCCGGTGGAAAACTAAGCTTTCTAAATCTCATGGAAGAGTATTCTATCTCTCTCTCAGGGATGAAAAGGCAAG GTTGCTGGGTAACCTCGCCTGGGCCTATATGCAGTCTGAAAACTATGAGGAAGCTGAACTGCTCTACAG GCAAGCTCTTGCTATAGAAACTGATTATAACAAAGAGTGCAATCTAGCCATCTGCCTGATGAAGTTGGGAAAGGTAGCTGAAGCTAAATACCTTCTCCAAGCTATACCTTACAACTGCAATGATGAAAACCATGTGAGATCTTTTGCCCGGGCTACTGAAGTGCTTAGGGAACTCGAGTCACAGGCACTCCCTTCTCCCATAACTCAGATGAAGTCTAAAGATTCACGGATTTTGCTTGCTACTGATGTGGGCGACCTTGAATATCTACATCCACAAATATTCTCTGCTTCAACTCAATTGACTTATGAAGAAACCCAGGCTTCAGTTTCAGCGGATACAGAGAAGCATGAAGATTGCAACTCACACGCGCTTCCATCTCCGATAACTCAGATGAAGCGTAAAGAGCCACAGCTTATGGTTGCTACTGACGGAGAGAAGACTGGACAAAGTCTGGAGGAGTACCATCATCTTTCTAGACTGTTCAATGATGCTGCCACGCCACAGTCTCTACTTGAGAAACTACGAAAGCGGCTGGTCAAAAAGGACAGACCCAGTATCAGCGCACAGAATCAAGGTCAGATTCCTAGCCCAGCTGAATGCTTGCCAAACTCTGATGGCGACGTAGGTGCTAGTGAGAATCCTATGCAGAAGGGGAAGGGTTTGGTTGGTGGCGGTAGAAAAACTTGGGCCGACATGGTGGAGGAGGATGAACAGAAGCAGCTGGCCGATGGCAAGAACACCACCGCCCCGCAAAGTGAAAGCAGCAAGCATGTGAGTGAGCAGAGGGACAAAACACCATCCTCATCATCTCAAGGAAGCAGCAGCCTCAGAACCCCGGCCGCAGGTGTTCGGCCACAGAGCTCATCAGCGGGTTCATGGAGACGCAATGACTCGGCCAGAACCTCGACAGACGAGAACGTGAACCGGAGTTTCGTCAGGACAGCTCCAGCATGGAAGCAGCGGAAGGTTCAAGATCGCGGCGACCGAGTCTGCCAAAGGCTTAACACGACCCATCTCAGTGAGAAAGCTCGAGGCACCGAGCAAACACCAAGCTCAGTGAGAAGCAGTGCAGCTCAGCGTTCGCTCTTCCACGGCCCTGTACCATTAGGTGTTGGCGGGCGCTCTCAGGGTGCCAGTCACAGCCGTTGGCCTGAGAACCCGGCGAGCACAGGACGGTGGAGGACACCGGACCGCCGGCGGGCCTTCCAGGAAATCACAAACGAGATGAACCAGAAGGCTGCATAG